A genomic window from Providencia alcalifaciens includes:
- the oxyR gene encoding DNA-binding transcriptional regulator OxyR codes for MNIRDLEYLVALAEHKHFRRAADSCHVSQPTLSGQIRKLEEELGVMLLERTSRKVLFTQQGLLLVEQARTILREIKVLQEMAALQGESMSGPLHIGLIPTIAPYLLPHIIPELHGAHPKLEIYLHEAQTQQLLAQLDSGKLDCAILAEVKETEPFIVVPLFEEPMKLAIYENHPWHDRDTVEMGELAGEKLLMLEDGHCLRDQAMGFCFQAGAKEDTHFRATSLETLRNMVAAGSGITLLPDLAVPHEACRDGVCYLNCIEPEPKRRIVLVYRPGSPLRGRYEQLAETIYSSMDKYYRNKK; via the coding sequence ATGAATATTCGTGATCTGGAGTACCTAGTTGCACTTGCTGAGCACAAGCACTTTAGACGTGCCGCGGATTCTTGCCATGTAAGTCAGCCTACGCTGAGCGGTCAAATCCGTAAACTTGAAGAAGAGCTCGGCGTGATGCTATTAGAAAGAACCAGCCGAAAAGTGCTTTTTACTCAACAAGGTTTATTGCTCGTTGAGCAGGCAAGAACGATCCTAAGAGAAATAAAAGTTCTGCAAGAAATGGCAGCTTTACAAGGTGAAAGTATGTCAGGGCCTTTACATATAGGACTGATCCCAACAATTGCACCTTATTTGCTTCCGCACATTATTCCTGAATTACATGGTGCGCACCCTAAATTAGAAATTTACTTACACGAAGCACAGACTCAGCAATTATTGGCTCAGCTAGATAGCGGTAAGTTGGATTGCGCCATTCTGGCAGAAGTCAAAGAAACCGAACCATTTATTGTGGTGCCATTATTTGAAGAGCCAATGAAACTCGCGATTTATGAAAATCACCCATGGCATGACCGTGACACGGTTGAAATGGGAGAATTAGCGGGTGAGAAATTATTGATGTTGGAAGATGGTCACTGTTTACGTGATCAAGCGATGGGATTCTGTTTCCAAGCAGGAGCAAAAGAAGATACTCATTTCAGAGCGACGAGCTTAGAAACGTTGAGAAATATGGTGGCTGCGGGTAGCGGAATTACATTGCTGCCAGATTTGGCTGTACCTCATGAGGCTTGCCGTGATGGAGTTTGTTACTTGAACTGTATTGAGCCTGAGCCCAAACGCCGCATTGTATTAGTTTATCGTCCGGGTTCTCCATTGCGTGGACGCTATGAGCAGCTTGCTGAGACAATTTACAGCTCGATGGATAAGTACTACAGAAATAAAAAGTAA